A genomic region of Alistipes megaguti contains the following coding sequences:
- the yidC gene encoding membrane protein insertase YidC: MDKKSIIGIAVVALLFLGFAFFSSKEQKEYQEQKALYDAYVDSVARASQPVTPLAAGADSLAAADAVLADPADADSLAAAARVRQVEMLGEALTAAREAEAEEFTVENDVIAVRFSTRGGQVKGVTLKDFTKYAPRGERSQLVELMDPSTSRFGLSFYVKNGLRNIPVNTLDYVFEAQPVETLGDGARQVVMRLPVAEGAALEYRYLIYDTKTPQRDYLVDFDVCLVNMAHAMANQTQIQIDWSNDTYQNERGFQNENMYTTLAYRFPDENSIEELGMSEKSKSKEVSSQVNWVAFKQQFFSSVFIAPENVSYANLSFTTAAPESDLLKSFSAQMTVPYTPQTQNYDFAFYFGPNKYSILKKVEFPAGDDIHLERLVPLGWGIFGWVNRWCVIPVFDFLRNYIANFGIIILILVILVKIVIFPMTYKSYVSMAKMRLIKPKVDELNKKYPKQEDAMKRQQATLELYKKAGINPMGGCIPMLIQLPILIAMFRFFPASIELRGQSFLWADDLSSYDSVLNLPFSIPFYGDHVSLFALLMAISLFGYSWYNYQQTASSQPQMAGMKFMMLYLMPIMMLLWFNSYSSGLCYYYLLSNLITIGQTLVIRRMVDDEKIHAIMEANAARKSKGKKSKFQQRYEELLRQQEQQRARRK; this comes from the coding sequence ATGGATAAGAAATCGATTATCGGTATTGCCGTCGTGGCGCTCCTCTTCCTGGGGTTCGCCTTCTTCAGCAGTAAGGAACAGAAAGAATATCAGGAGCAGAAGGCCCTCTACGACGCCTATGTCGACTCGGTGGCCCGGGCTTCGCAACCCGTGACCCCGCTGGCTGCAGGCGCCGATTCGCTCGCTGCGGCGGATGCCGTGTTGGCCGATCCGGCCGATGCCGATTCGCTCGCCGCTGCGGCCCGGGTGCGTCAGGTCGAGATGCTCGGCGAGGCTCTTACGGCCGCCCGCGAGGCCGAGGCCGAGGAGTTCACCGTCGAGAACGACGTGATCGCCGTCCGCTTCTCGACCCGCGGCGGTCAGGTCAAGGGGGTCACCCTGAAGGATTTCACCAAGTATGCCCCCCGCGGAGAACGCAGCCAGCTTGTCGAGCTGATGGATCCCTCGACGTCGCGTTTCGGGTTGTCGTTCTACGTCAAGAACGGCCTGCGGAATATCCCCGTCAACACGCTGGACTACGTCTTCGAGGCGCAGCCCGTCGAGACGCTCGGGGACGGGGCCCGACAGGTGGTCATGCGTCTGCCCGTGGCCGAAGGGGCTGCGTTGGAGTACCGGTACCTTATATATGATACGAAGACCCCGCAGCGCGACTATCTGGTCGATTTCGACGTGTGCCTGGTCAACATGGCTCATGCCATGGCCAACCAGACCCAGATTCAGATCGACTGGTCGAACGATACCTATCAGAACGAGCGTGGATTCCAGAACGAAAACATGTACACCACGCTGGCCTACCGCTTCCCCGATGAAAACTCGATCGAAGAGCTGGGCATGAGCGAAAAGTCCAAGTCCAAGGAAGTCTCTTCGCAGGTCAACTGGGTGGCCTTCAAGCAGCAGTTCTTCTCGTCGGTCTTCATCGCCCCGGAGAATGTCTCCTATGCCAACCTGTCGTTCACGACGGCCGCTCCCGAATCGGATCTGCTCAAGAGCTTCTCGGCTCAGATGACCGTGCCCTATACGCCGCAGACCCAGAACTATGACTTCGCCTTCTACTTCGGCCCCAACAAGTATTCGATCCTCAAGAAGGTCGAGTTCCCGGCCGGTGACGACATCCACCTCGAACGGCTGGTTCCGCTGGGGTGGGGTATCTTCGGTTGGGTCAACCGCTGGTGCGTGATTCCGGTCTTCGACTTCCTGCGCAACTACATCGCGAACTTCGGCATCATCATCCTGATCCTCGTCATTCTGGTCAAGATCGTCATCTTCCCGATGACCTACAAGAGCTATGTCTCGATGGCCAAGATGCGACTGATCAAGCCCAAGGTCGACGAACTCAACAAGAAGTATCCCAAGCAGGAGGATGCCATGAAGCGCCAGCAGGCCACCTTGGAGCTCTACAAGAAGGCCGGCATCAACCCCATGGGCGGTTGTATCCCGATGCTGATTCAGTTGCCGATTCTGATCGCCATGTTCCGCTTCTTCCCGGCTTCGATCGAGCTGCGCGGGCAGTCGTTCCTCTGGGCCGACGACCTCTCGTCGTACGACAGCGTGCTGAATCTGCCCTTCTCGATCCCCTTCTACGGCGACCATGTCTCGCTGTTTGCCCTGCTGATGGCCATCTCGCTCTTCGGCTATTCGTGGTACAACTACCAGCAGACGGCCTCCTCACAGCCCCAGATGGCCGGCATGAAGTTCATGATGCTCTATCTGATGCCGATCATGATGCTCCTGTGGTTCAACAGCTACTCGAGCGGTCTGTGCTACTATTACCTCCTCTCGAACCTCATTACCATCGGGCAGACGCTCGTGATCCGGCGGATGGTCGATGACGAGAAGATTCATGCCATCATGGAGGCCAATGCCGCCCGAAAATCCAAGGGCAAGAAATCGAAATTCCAGCAGCGTTATGAAGAGTTGCTCCGTCAGCAGGAGCAGCAGCGCGCCCGCCGCAAATAG
- a CDS encoding ATP-dependent DNA helicase RecQ has product MESVTDNIYRTLERYWGFTCFRSVQEQIIRSVMEGRDTLVLMPTGGGKSLTYQVPTMAREGLCIVVTPLIALMKDQVDRLRRQGIPAVAIHSGLSPRQIDIALDNCVYGDTKFLYVAPERLTTEAFRLRVVRMPVTLLAVDEAHCISQWGYDFRPSYLRIAELREQLPGVPVLALTASATRPVAEDIMLHLKFAEPNVIRSSFARPNLSYSVRHTDDKLGQLLRLLRNVPGSGIVYTRTRDGAEQLAEQLRNEGITTAAYHGGLGHADRSQRQEEWLQGRVRVMVATNAFGMGIDKGDVRFVVHYAMCDSLESYYQEAGRAGRDGKRAYALLLVASDDGERISRRFEQEFPPLEKIKEIYERICSYLQIGIGEGGETSHLFNLYDFCAREHLYAGTVQSAVKLLQQNGYMTLTDLQDNPARVMFCVSRDDLYRLRLQRDRLDPFIRTLLRLYNGIFTEFRPIDEGELATWSGYTVERVKELLRELWQLRVIRYIPSNRSPLLYLNEERLPREDLYIAPETYRRRQELIRERFEQMLAYARNETECRSTILERYFGAESAEPCGICDVCLARKRAAKAAAGTPNTPGGANENPSSADSDTPSTASAAPSAAASDEELRRQLLERLTARPADPRQLAAGCAASPERIASVLRELLAEGKIVADGSGILKIIP; this is encoded by the coding sequence ATGGAATCTGTCACGGACAACATCTACCGCACACTCGAACGCTACTGGGGCTTTACGTGTTTCCGCTCCGTTCAGGAGCAGATCATCCGTTCGGTAATGGAGGGGCGCGACACGCTGGTGCTGATGCCCACCGGAGGCGGGAAATCCCTCACCTACCAGGTTCCGACGATGGCGCGCGAGGGGTTGTGCATCGTCGTCACGCCGCTCATCGCCCTGATGAAGGATCAGGTCGACCGACTTCGGCGGCAGGGAATCCCGGCCGTGGCGATCCACTCGGGGCTCTCGCCGCGGCAGATCGACATCGCACTGGACAACTGCGTCTACGGCGACACGAAATTCCTCTACGTGGCGCCCGAACGGCTGACCACGGAAGCCTTCCGTCTGCGGGTCGTGCGGATGCCCGTGACGCTGCTGGCCGTCGACGAAGCGCACTGCATCTCGCAGTGGGGCTACGACTTCCGCCCCTCCTACCTGCGGATCGCCGAGCTGCGCGAGCAGCTGCCGGGCGTCCCGGTGCTGGCGCTGACGGCCTCGGCGACGCGCCCCGTGGCCGAGGACATCATGCTCCATCTGAAATTCGCCGAGCCGAACGTCATCCGCAGCAGCTTCGCGCGGCCGAACCTTTCGTACAGCGTCCGCCACACGGACGACAAACTGGGCCAGCTGCTGCGGCTGCTGCGCAACGTTCCGGGATCGGGCATCGTCTACACCCGCACGCGCGACGGGGCCGAACAGCTGGCCGAACAGCTCCGCAACGAGGGCATTACGACGGCCGCCTACCACGGTGGCCTGGGCCACGCCGACCGTTCGCAGCGTCAGGAGGAGTGGCTGCAGGGACGGGTCCGGGTGATGGTTGCGACGAACGCCTTCGGCATGGGCATCGACAAGGGTGACGTGCGCTTCGTGGTCCACTACGCGATGTGCGACTCGCTGGAGAGCTACTACCAGGAGGCCGGGCGTGCCGGACGCGACGGCAAGCGGGCCTACGCGCTGCTGCTCGTCGCCTCGGACGACGGCGAACGGATCTCGCGCCGTTTCGAGCAGGAGTTTCCGCCACTAGAGAAGATCAAGGAGATCTACGAGCGGATCTGCTCCTACCTGCAGATCGGCATCGGCGAAGGGGGCGAGACGAGCCATCTGTTCAACCTCTACGACTTCTGCGCGCGGGAACACCTCTATGCCGGGACGGTGCAGAGCGCCGTGAAGCTGCTCCAGCAGAACGGCTACATGACCCTGACCGATCTGCAGGACAACCCTGCTCGGGTAATGTTCTGCGTGAGCCGCGACGATCTCTACCGGCTTCGGCTCCAGCGCGACCGGCTCGACCCGTTCATCCGCACGCTGCTGCGCCTCTACAACGGCATCTTCACCGAATTCCGCCCCATCGACGAGGGCGAACTGGCCACTTGGAGCGGCTATACGGTCGAACGGGTCAAGGAACTGCTCCGGGAGTTGTGGCAGTTGCGTGTGATCCGTTACATTCCGTCGAACCGCTCGCCGCTGCTCTACCTGAACGAAGAGCGGCTTCCGCGCGAGGATCTCTACATTGCCCCGGAGACCTACCGCCGCCGGCAGGAACTCATCCGCGAACGCTTCGAGCAGATGCTCGCCTACGCGCGCAACGAAACGGAGTGCCGCAGCACGATTCTGGAGCGCTATTTCGGGGCCGAGTCTGCGGAGCCGTGCGGGATCTGCGACGTCTGCCTGGCCCGCAAGCGAGCGGCCAAAGCGGCTGCCGGAACTCCGAATACGCCGGGCGGTGCGAACGAAAACCCTTCCTCGGCCGACTCCGACACCCCATCGACCGCCTCCGCCGCTCCGTCGGCCGCGGCTTCGGACGAGGAGTTGCGGCGACAGCTGCTCGAACGGTTGACGGCCCGTCCGGCCGATCCGCGCCAACTGGCTGCCGGTTGTGCCGCTTCGCCCGAACGCATCGCCTCGGTGCTCCGCGAATTGCTCGCCGAGGGCAAAATCGTCGCCGACGGCAGCGGGATATTGAAAATTATTCCGTAA
- a CDS encoding Fur family transcriptional regulator, producing the protein MNDNRLEEILQQHGIRPTAVRILLLEIMERFENTFSLADLETEADTLDKSSIFRSLTLFARHHLLHVVEDGSGATKYCLCHNDHACRVEEMHCHFHCEICGKTFCLDNIHIPVISYPEGYEVWEINYLIKGRCPACRSKH; encoded by the coding sequence ATGAACGACAACCGTTTGGAAGAGATTCTGCAACAGCACGGTATCCGCCCTACGGCGGTGCGGATCCTGTTGCTCGAGATCATGGAGCGCTTCGAGAATACGTTCAGCCTCGCCGACCTCGAAACCGAGGCCGACACGCTCGACAAATCCTCGATCTTCCGCTCGCTCACGCTCTTCGCCCGTCACCATCTGCTCCACGTCGTCGAGGACGGCAGCGGCGCCACGAAATACTGCCTCTGCCACAACGACCACGCCTGCCGCGTCGAGGAGATGCATTGCCACTTCCATTGCGAAATCTGCGGAAAAACCTTCTGCCTGGACAACATCCATATCCCCGTGATCAGCTATCCCGAGGGGTATGAGGTCTGGGAGATCAATTACCTGATCAAGGGACGTTGTCCCGCCTGCCGGTCGAAGCACTGA
- a CDS encoding PqqD family protein, with amino-acid sequence MKIRSEYRLREMAGEQVAVAPGEAETAAPTRILALNASARALWNLFRGREFSAQQVAEALTERYNVSPERARSDARKWIGQLVPCGIIES; translated from the coding sequence ATGAAGATCCGTTCCGAATACAGGCTCCGCGAAATGGCCGGTGAACAGGTTGCCGTGGCCCCCGGAGAGGCCGAAACCGCCGCTCCGACACGCATTCTGGCGCTCAACGCGTCGGCCCGTGCGCTGTGGAATCTCTTCCGCGGGCGGGAATTCTCGGCCCAACAGGTGGCCGAAGCATTGACGGAACGCTACAACGTGAGCCCCGAAAGAGCCCGCAGCGACGCCCGGAAGTGGATCGGACAACTCGTCCCGTGCGGGATCATCGAATCATGA
- a CDS encoding esterase family protein has protein sequence MKCLSILAAILCFAAPLTAKSRLETLTLHSQLLNADKSCTVYLPDGYDCDTTRSYPILYLLHGASDTHTAWTEKGNMRQIADEAFAAGLAHPMVIVMPDASGEGENHTGLHMGYFDVPGWPYERFFFEEFMPQIESRYRILADKQHRAIAGLSMGGGGTAAYALRHPELFGSACSMSGLLDLFPSPRNYDNDFQRSVVENSPVAQLRAMTDQEVEQARTIRWWVDCGDDDFLWKSNVAFYTLMRERNIPVQYRMRDGGHTWRYWQQVLADILTFFSIGFDE, from the coding sequence ATGAAATGCTTGTCGATCCTTGCGGCGATACTCTGTTTCGCCGCCCCACTGACGGCAAAGAGCCGTCTGGAGACCTTAACGCTGCATAGCCAACTGCTCAACGCCGACAAGAGCTGCACGGTCTACCTGCCCGACGGCTACGACTGCGACACGACGCGCAGCTACCCGATTCTCTACCTGCTTCACGGCGCCAGCGATACCCATACGGCCTGGACCGAGAAGGGCAACATGCGCCAGATTGCCGATGAAGCCTTTGCCGCGGGACTGGCCCACCCGATGGTGATCGTCATGCCCGACGCCTCGGGCGAGGGCGAGAACCACACCGGTCTTCACATGGGCTACTTCGATGTTCCGGGCTGGCCCTACGAACGCTTCTTCTTCGAGGAGTTCATGCCGCAGATCGAGAGCCGCTACCGGATTCTTGCCGACAAACAGCACCGTGCCATTGCCGGGCTTTCGATGGGCGGAGGCGGCACGGCGGCCTATGCCCTCCGCCACCCGGAGCTGTTCGGCTCGGCCTGCTCGATGAGCGGGCTGCTGGATCTCTTCCCCTCTCCACGCAACTACGACAACGACTTCCAACGCTCCGTGGTGGAGAACTCGCCGGTGGCACAGCTGCGTGCGATGACCGACCAAGAGGTGGAGCAAGCCCGAACGATCCGCTGGTGGGTGGACTGCGGCGACGACGATTTTCTCTGGAAGAGCAACGTCGCCTTCTACACGCTGATGCGCGAGCGCAACATCCCCGTCCAGTACCGGATGCGCGACGGCGGCCACACGTGGCGCTACTGGCAGCAGGTGCTGGCCGACATACTGACCTTCTTCTCGATCGGTTTCGACGAATAG
- a CDS encoding class I SAM-dependent rRNA methyltransferase, translated as MIPQVILRKGKEESLLRRHPWIFSGAIDHIRAEEEEDFAEGALVEVYTHTGDFIAQGHYQVGSIAVRVLSFEREPIDQAWWNRRVAVAHDVRRTLGLTDNPTTTCYRLIHGEGDSLPGLVVDIYGTTAVIQCHSVGMYRSRMEIAEALRAAYGDRLTAIYDKSSQTLPFKAHLGAVDGYLWGHAENPSQVVLENGEQFLVNWEEGQKTGFFLDQRENRELVKRYARGRTVLNTFCYTGGFSVYALSGGAREVVSVDSSERAVELATENMRLNFGETDNHRELAADAVEYLKEIGDRYDLIILDPPAFAKHHKVLSNAMQGYKRLNARALSQIRPGGILFTFSCSQAVSKELFRTTVFSAAAIAGRKVRILHQLTQPADHPINIYHPEGEYLKGLVLYVE; from the coding sequence ATGATACCACAAGTCATTCTGCGCAAAGGCAAGGAGGAGTCGCTCCTGCGCCGCCACCCGTGGATCTTCTCGGGGGCCATCGACCACATCCGGGCCGAAGAGGAGGAGGATTTCGCCGAAGGGGCCCTCGTCGAGGTCTACACCCACACGGGCGACTTCATCGCCCAGGGCCACTACCAGGTCGGATCGATCGCCGTGCGGGTGCTCTCGTTCGAACGCGAACCGATCGACCAGGCATGGTGGAACCGGCGCGTGGCCGTGGCCCACGACGTGCGGCGCACGCTCGGTCTGACGGACAACCCCACGACGACCTGCTATCGGCTCATCCACGGCGAGGGGGATTCGCTGCCGGGACTCGTGGTGGACATCTACGGCACGACGGCCGTCATCCAGTGCCACTCGGTGGGGATGTACCGTTCACGGATGGAGATTGCCGAGGCGCTGCGCGCGGCCTACGGCGACCGCCTGACGGCCATCTACGACAAATCGTCGCAGACACTCCCCTTCAAGGCGCACCTCGGGGCCGTTGACGGCTACCTGTGGGGCCACGCCGAAAACCCGTCGCAGGTGGTCCTCGAGAACGGCGAACAGTTTCTCGTCAACTGGGAGGAGGGGCAGAAGACGGGCTTCTTCCTCGACCAGCGTGAGAACCGCGAGCTCGTGAAACGCTACGCCCGAGGCCGCACGGTGCTCAATACGTTCTGCTATACGGGCGGATTTTCGGTCTATGCCCTCTCGGGCGGGGCTCGCGAGGTGGTTTCGGTCGACTCGTCGGAGCGGGCCGTGGAGCTGGCCACGGAGAACATGCGGCTCAACTTCGGAGAGACGGACAACCACCGGGAACTGGCGGCCGATGCCGTGGAGTACCTCAAGGAGATCGGTGACCGCTACGACCTGATCATCCTCGACCCTCCGGCCTTCGCCAAACACCACAAAGTGTTGAGCAACGCCATGCAGGGCTACAAACGGCTCAATGCACGGGCATTGTCACAGATCCGTCCGGGCGGCATACTCTTTACCTTCTCCTGCTCGCAGGCAGTTTCGAAGGAGCTGTTCCGCACGACGGTCTTCTCGGCGGCAGCCATCGCCGGGCGCAAGGTGCGGATTCTGCACCAGCTGACCCAGCCGGCCGACCACCCGATCAACATCTACCACCCCGAGGGCGAATACCTCAAGGGGTTGGTTCTCTACGTCGAGTAG
- a CDS encoding CTP synthase, with translation MKLTKPKYIFVTGGVASSLGKGIISASIARLLQARGYSVTIQKLDPYINVDPGTLNPYEHGECYVTEDGAETDLDLGHYERFTNQPTSKANNVTTGRIYKSVIEKERKGEYLGRTVQVIPHITDEIKRRIQLLGQTKKFDIIITEIGGTVGDIESQPFIESVRQLRYSLGYRNTALVHLTLIPYMAASGEMKTKPTQHSVKALLENGLQPDILVLRAERPLTTSLKRKVALFCNVDANAVMESIDVPTIYEVPLKMHEQHLDEVVLDKLNLPAEKEPDMTAWSAFVDKIKHPSRKIDIALVGKYTELHDAYKSISESFIHAGAVNDCHVKLHYVNSEKITPETVAAQLGKMAGILVAPGFGNRGIEGKIEAVRFARENRIPFLGICLGMQCAVIEFARNVLGIADANSSEMEQTAHPVIDLMEEQKGVTAKGGTMRLGAYPCVLKKGSKVAAAYGKLNISERHRHRYEFNNDYLERFEAAGMKAVGVNPDTNLVEVVEIEDHPWFVGTQYHPEYKSTVLSPSPLFVAFVKAALDYTDAKKK, from the coding sequence ATGAAACTGACCAAACCCAAGTACATATTCGTGACGGGCGGTGTGGCATCGTCGCTCGGCAAGGGTATCATTTCGGCTTCGATCGCCCGCCTGCTGCAGGCGCGTGGCTATTCGGTGACCATTCAGAAACTCGACCCCTATATCAACGTCGACCCCGGAACGCTCAACCCCTACGAGCACGGCGAGTGCTATGTCACCGAAGACGGCGCCGAGACCGACCTCGACCTGGGCCACTACGAGCGCTTTACGAATCAGCCCACCTCGAAGGCCAACAACGTCACTACGGGCCGCATCTACAAGAGCGTCATCGAGAAGGAGCGCAAGGGCGAATACCTCGGCCGCACGGTGCAGGTCATCCCCCACATCACCGACGAGATCAAACGCCGCATCCAGCTGCTGGGTCAGACCAAAAAGTTTGATATCATCATCACCGAGATCGGCGGTACGGTCGGCGACATCGAGTCGCAGCCCTTCATCGAGTCGGTGCGTCAGCTCCGCTACTCGCTCGGCTACAGGAATACGGCGCTGGTCCATCTGACGCTGATCCCCTACATGGCCGCTTCGGGCGAGATGAAGACCAAACCGACGCAGCACTCGGTCAAGGCGCTGCTCGAGAACGGTCTGCAGCCCGACATCCTCGTGCTGCGCGCCGAGCGTCCCCTGACCACCTCCCTCAAGCGCAAGGTGGCCCTCTTCTGCAACGTCGACGCCAACGCCGTCATGGAGTCGATCGACGTGCCGACGATCTACGAGGTGCCCCTGAAGATGCACGAACAGCACCTGGACGAGGTCGTTCTCGACAAGCTCAACCTCCCGGCCGAGAAGGAGCCCGACATGACCGCCTGGAGCGCCTTTGTCGACAAGATCAAGCACCCCTCCCGGAAGATCGACATCGCCCTGGTCGGCAAGTACACCGAACTCCACGACGCCTACAAGTCGATCAGCGAGTCGTTCATCCACGCCGGGGCAGTCAACGACTGCCACGTCAAGCTCCACTACGTCAACTCGGAGAAGATCACGCCCGAGACTGTTGCCGCCCAGCTGGGCAAGATGGCCGGTATTCTGGTGGCCCCCGGTTTCGGAAACCGCGGCATCGAGGGCAAGATCGAGGCCGTGCGCTTCGCCCGTGAAAACCGCATTCCGTTCCTCGGAATCTGCCTGGGCATGCAGTGCGCCGTGATCGAGTTCGCCCGCAACGTCCTCGGCATCGCCGACGCCAACTCGAGCGAAATGGAGCAGACGGCCCATCCGGTCATCGACCTGATGGAGGAGCAGAAGGGTGTCACGGCCAAGGGCGGCACGATGCGTCTGGGCGCCTATCCCTGCGTGCTGAAGAAGGGTTCGAAGGTGGCTGCCGCCTACGGGAAACTCAACATCTCGGAGCGTCACCGCCACCGTTACGAATTCAACAACGACTATCTGGAGCGTTTCGAGGCCGCCGGCATGAAGGCCGTCGGCGTGAATCCCGACACCAATCTGGTCGAGGTGGTCGAAATCGAGGACCATCCCTGGTTCGTCGGTACGCAGTACCACCCCGAGTACAAGAGCACGGTGCTGAGCCCCTCGCCGCTCTTCGTCGCCTTCGTCAAGGCCGCACTCGATTACACCGACGCGAAAAAAAAGTAG
- a CDS encoding 3'-5' exonuclease yields the protein MTTVNNFTDKISNEETAQLPAIEFGGRICIIDHERDIVEACKVLAAEPVIGFDTETRPSFRPGVTFRVSLLQLSTPTVCYLFRLNRIPLAKPILQLLENKQVLKVGADVAGDLRALHQIRHFREAGFIDLQSIAPQWGIGEKSLRKLSAIVLGQRVSKAQRLSNWEAATLTDKQQLYAATDAWVCTRIYEKLLRTPQKTLRS from the coding sequence ATGACCACAGTCAACAACTTTACCGATAAGATCAGCAACGAAGAGACCGCCCAGCTTCCGGCCATCGAGTTCGGAGGCCGGATCTGTATCATCGACCACGAACGCGACATCGTCGAGGCCTGCAAGGTGCTTGCCGCCGAACCGGTGATCGGCTTCGACACCGAGACGCGGCCGTCGTTCCGTCCGGGGGTGACCTTCCGCGTATCGCTGCTCCAGCTCTCGACGCCGACGGTCTGCTATCTCTTCCGGCTGAACCGGATTCCGCTGGCCAAACCCATCCTGCAGCTGCTCGAGAACAAACAGGTGCTCAAGGTCGGGGCCGATGTGGCAGGCGATCTGCGTGCGCTGCACCAGATCCGCCACTTCCGCGAGGCGGGATTCATCGACCTGCAGTCGATCGCCCCGCAGTGGGGCATCGGCGAGAAGAGCCTGCGCAAGCTCTCGGCCATCGTGCTGGGACAGCGTGTCTCGAAGGCCCAGCGGCTGAGCAACTGGGAGGCCGCGACGCTGACCGACAAGCAGCAGCTCTACGCCGCCACCGATGCGTGGGTCTGCACACGGATCTACGAAAAGCTGCTCCGCACCCCGCAAAAAACGCTACGATCATGA